A genomic segment from Deinococcus sp. YIM 77859 encodes:
- a CDS encoding NAD-dependent deacylase produces MNLSEARTALQKARRVAVLTGAGVSAESGIPTFRDAQTGHWARFRPEDLASPEAYRRDPETVWQWYAGRYADVTRAQPNEAHRLLARLERAKGEGFFLATQNVDGLHQRAGSQRLVELHGNLTHARCETCGTVAPLPAPDDFTPPPICPVCAARMRPHIVWFGEYLPERALEAATRAFQEADVALIVGTSAVVYPAAGLAFETLRKGGVVIEVNPEETDLTPYMSFGVRDVASRGLAALHI; encoded by the coding sequence ATGAACCTGTCAGAGGCCCGTACCGCTCTGCAAAAGGCCCGCCGCGTGGCTGTGCTGACCGGCGCGGGCGTGAGCGCCGAGAGCGGCATTCCCACCTTCCGCGACGCGCAGACCGGTCACTGGGCACGCTTTCGCCCGGAAGACCTCGCCAGTCCGGAAGCGTACCGCCGTGACCCAGAAACGGTGTGGCAGTGGTACGCGGGCCGGTATGCCGACGTGACCCGTGCCCAGCCGAATGAGGCGCACCGCCTGCTCGCTCGGCTCGAACGCGCAAAGGGGGAAGGCTTCTTTCTCGCAACCCAAAATGTGGACGGGCTGCACCAACGCGCCGGAAGTCAGCGCCTGGTCGAGCTGCATGGCAACCTCACCCACGCCCGGTGTGAGACGTGCGGCACCGTCGCGCCCCTGCCGGCTCCGGACGACTTTACGCCCCCGCCGATCTGCCCCGTCTGCGCGGCCCGAATGCGCCCTCACATCGTCTGGTTCGGGGAATACCTGCCCGAACGGGCCCTGGAGGCCGCCACCCGCGCCTTTCAGGAGGCGGATGTGGCCCTGATCGTCGGTACCAGCGCCGTGGTGTACCCGGCGGCGGGCCTCGCGTTCGAGACCCTGCGGAAAGGCGGCGTGGTGATCGAGGTCAACCCCGAGGAGACGGACCTCACGCCGTATATGAGTTTCGGCGTGCGCGATGTGGCATCGAGGGGGCTGGCGGCGCTGCACATTTGA
- a CDS encoding carboxypeptidase M32 has translation MTTTRTETAWAEVQQRWQELADLGGIGSLLGWDQSTYLPAGAAAGRARQRALLSRLRHERATDSTYGRLLEELSDRDDLTPVQARMVAVARKDFEEATRFPSEFVAEFSRHTGESYAAWAEARPANDFARMVPYLEKTLDLSLQAASYFPEFSDPLDYFIDQSDEGMTAAQVGEVFAQLRAALVPMVEAVTGATPPRTDFLHRHYPGQEQLKFGESVIRDYGYDFTRGRQDLTHHPFMIRLGAQDVRITTRVKEDDLSEALYSTLHESGHAMYEQGISEELLATPLGGGVSAGVHESQSRLWENLVGRSRAFWAAYFGPLRDAFPEQLADVTEEEMHRAVNTVARSLIRTDADELTYNLHVITRFELERDLLAGRLAVRDLADAWHAAYEQNLGLRAPSDVDGVLQDVHWYFGSIGGAFQGYTLGNVLSAQFYAAAERANPGLAEDIARADFHRLHGWLRENVYAHGRRYTPNELVERATGQALTVEPYLKYLRGKYGELYGVTL, from the coding sequence ATGACCACAACACGGACGGAAACGGCCTGGGCAGAGGTACAGCAACGCTGGCAGGAACTCGCCGACCTGGGCGGGATCGGCTCTCTGCTGGGATGGGACCAGAGCACCTACCTCCCGGCGGGCGCAGCGGCAGGAAGGGCACGGCAGCGGGCCCTGCTTTCCCGGCTGCGGCACGAGCGGGCGACCGATTCCACCTACGGGCGGCTGCTGGAGGAGCTCTCGGACCGGGACGACCTGACGCCCGTGCAGGCGCGCATGGTAGCGGTTGCCCGCAAGGACTTTGAGGAAGCCACCCGCTTTCCCAGCGAATTTGTCGCCGAGTTCAGCCGGCACACCGGTGAGAGCTACGCCGCATGGGCAGAAGCGCGCCCTGCCAACGACTTCGCGCGGATGGTGCCGTACCTCGAAAAGACCCTTGACCTCAGCCTGCAGGCCGCCAGCTACTTTCCGGAATTCAGTGATCCCCTCGATTACTTCATCGACCAGTCGGACGAGGGCATGACGGCGGCGCAGGTCGGGGAGGTGTTCGCCCAGCTCCGCGCGGCGCTGGTGCCGATGGTCGAGGCCGTGACCGGGGCCACACCGCCCCGCACAGACTTTCTGCACCGCCATTACCCGGGACAGGAGCAACTGAAGTTCGGCGAGTCGGTGATTCGCGACTATGGCTACGACTTCACGCGCGGGCGACAGGACCTCACCCATCACCCCTTTATGATCCGGCTGGGCGCGCAGGATGTCCGCATCACCACTCGGGTGAAGGAAGACGACCTCTCGGAAGCCCTGTACTCCACCCTGCACGAATCCGGCCACGCGATGTACGAGCAGGGCATCTCAGAGGAGCTGCTGGCCACACCGCTGGGAGGCGGCGTGAGCGCAGGCGTTCATGAAAGCCAGTCCAGGCTATGGGAAAACTTGGTTGGCCGAAGCCGTGCCTTTTGGGCGGCGTACTTCGGGCCCCTGCGCGACGCCTTCCCGGAGCAGCTCGCGGACGTGACCGAGGAGGAGATGCACCGCGCCGTGAACACGGTGGCCCGCTCCCTGATCCGCACGGATGCCGACGAACTCACCTATAACCTGCACGTCATCACCCGCTTCGAGCTGGAACGTGACCTGCTCGCCGGCCGTCTGGCCGTGCGTGACCTGGCTGACGCCTGGCACGCCGCCTACGAGCAGAACCTGGGCCTGCGTGCACCCAGCGACGTAGACGGCGTCTTGCAGGACGTGCACTGGTACTTTGGGAGCATCGGCGGGGCTTTTCAGGGCTATACCCTCGGCAACGTGCTGAGCGCGCAGTTCTACGCGGCCGCCGAGCGGGCGAATCCGGGGCTGGCAGAAGACATTGCCCGCGCCGATTTCCACCGCCTGCACGGCTGGCTGCGCGAGAACGTCTACGCCCACGGCCGCCGCTACACTCCCAACGAACTGGTCGAGCGCGCAACCGGGCAGGCCCTCACGGTGGAACCCTACCTGAAGTATCTGCGCGGGAAGTACGGAGAACTGTACGGGGTGACGCTGTGA
- a CDS encoding M42 family metallopeptidase, whose product MTVPPTPVDLAYTTDLLLRLLNTPSPTGFTGAAVRLLEEELRALGVPFTRSKKGALTWEVVGQPEAPHTTFSGHVDTLGAMVKEIKENGRLRLAMLGSYDWATIEGEYVQVHTRRGNPVTGTVVNTRQSTHVHGPALRELRREQSVMEVRLDAPTASAGETRALGIEVGDFVSLDPRAVLTEAGYLKSRHLDNKAAVALFIGVTRALLEGPPVHTVAFHVTTYEEVGHGAATGIPPHTDELIAVDMAAVGEGQTSSEHHVTLCVTDSGGPYDHALGQRLREAARRAGLDLKIDLYPYYASDGTAAWRAGGDYPVALIGPGVDASHAYERTHLDALRATAELMLAHVRRG is encoded by the coding sequence ATGACTGTTCCGCCCACCCCCGTCGACCTGGCGTACACGACCGACCTGCTGCTGCGCCTGCTCAACACGCCCAGTCCGACCGGGTTTACGGGGGCTGCCGTGCGCCTGCTGGAGGAGGAACTCAGGGCGCTCGGCGTGCCCTTTACTCGCAGCAAGAAGGGCGCGCTGACCTGGGAGGTCGTGGGGCAACCCGAGGCGCCGCACACCACCTTCAGCGGCCACGTGGACACGCTGGGCGCGATGGTCAAGGAGATCAAAGAGAATGGGCGCCTGCGCCTCGCCATGCTGGGTAGCTACGACTGGGCCACCATCGAGGGTGAGTACGTACAGGTCCATACGCGGCGGGGCAACCCCGTCACCGGGACCGTTGTGAATACGCGCCAAAGCACCCACGTCCACGGACCGGCCCTGCGTGAGCTGCGGCGCGAGCAGAGCGTGATGGAAGTTCGCCTGGATGCCCCCACGGCGAGTGCTGGCGAGACGCGGGCTCTGGGCATCGAGGTCGGGGACTTCGTGAGCCTCGATCCCCGCGCCGTTCTGACGGAAGCGGGGTACCTTAAGAGCCGCCACCTCGATAACAAGGCCGCTGTCGCCCTCTTTATAGGCGTGACGCGGGCCTTGTTGGAAGGGCCGCCCGTCCACACGGTCGCCTTTCACGTCACCACCTATGAGGAGGTCGGGCACGGAGCAGCAACCGGAATTCCGCCCCACACCGACGAACTCATCGCCGTGGACATGGCCGCGGTGGGCGAGGGCCAGACGAGCAGCGAGCATCACGTCACCCTTTGTGTGACGGACAGCGGTGGGCCGTACGACCACGCGCTGGGTCAACGTCTGCGGGAAGCCGCCCGTCGCGCGGGCCTGGACCTTAAGATTGACCTCTATCCCTACTACGCCAGTGATGGCACGGCGGCCTGGCGAGCGGGTGGCGACTATCCCGTCGCGCTGATCGGCCCCGGTGTGGACGCCAGCCACGCCTACGAGCGCACCCACCTTGATGCCCTGCGGGCGACGGCAGAGCTGATGCTGGCGCATGTGCGCCGGGGGTGA
- the paaI gene encoding hydroxyphenylacetyl-CoA thioesterase PaaI: MSYAETLGMQVLEATPERTRVTLTVTAGGLNMHGTAHGGLLFSLADEAFALISNLEAQAVAIETHLSFFRAAHVGDELVAVATPERVGRTLATYRVEVRRGEKGELLALFLGTVSRRARLTSVSP, from the coding sequence ATGAGCTATGCCGAAACGCTGGGCATGCAGGTGCTGGAAGCCACCCCCGAGCGCACCCGCGTGACCCTGACCGTCACCGCGGGCGGCCTCAACATGCACGGCACGGCCCATGGCGGCCTGCTGTTTAGCCTCGCGGACGAGGCCTTTGCCCTGATCAGCAACCTGGAAGCGCAGGCGGTCGCGATCGAAACCCACCTGAGTTTCTTTCGCGCGGCCCACGTCGGGGACGAACTGGTTGCGGTCGCCACCCCAGAGCGAGTGGGCCGCACCCTGGCGACCTACCGGGTGGAGGTGCGGCGCGGCGAGAAGGGGGAGCTCCTGGCCCTCTTCCTGGGGACGGTGTCGCGGCGTGCCAGGTTAACTTCCGTCTCCCCCTGA
- a CDS encoding single-stranded DNA-binding protein, with amino-acid sequence MLHIEFITDLGAKVTVDVESVDKLLDVQRQYGRLGWTSGEVPPGGYQFPLENEPDFDWSLIGARKWTSPDGEEMILHRGHAYRRRELEAVDSRKMKLPAAVKYSRGAKNTDPEHVREKADGEFEYVTLAIFRGGKRQERYAVPGGNRASTQAAPARPAAARAPGGRSSAAAVQDEETPF; translated from the coding sequence ATGCTGCATATCGAATTCATCACCGATCTGGGCGCAAAGGTGACGGTGGACGTGGAAAGCGTGGACAAGCTGCTCGACGTGCAGCGCCAGTACGGACGTCTGGGCTGGACGAGCGGCGAGGTTCCGCCCGGCGGCTACCAGTTTCCGTTGGAGAATGAACCCGACTTCGACTGGTCGCTGATCGGCGCTAGAAAATGGACCAGCCCCGACGGTGAAGAGATGATTCTGCACCGCGGCCACGCCTACCGCCGCCGCGAACTGGAGGCGGTCGACAGCCGCAAGATGAAGCTTCCCGCCGCCGTCAAGTACTCCCGCGGCGCCAAGAACACCGATCCCGAGCATGTCCGCGAAAAGGCTGACGGCGAGTTCGAGTACGTGACCCTCGCCATTTTCCGTGGCGGCAAGCGGCAGGAACGCTACGCCGTGCCCGGCGGCAACCGTGCGTCCACGCAGGCAGCTCCCGCCCGCCCCGCTGCGGCCCGTGCCCCGGGTGGCCGCTCCAGCGCAGCTGCGGTGCAGGACGAAGAAACGCCCTTCTGA
- the rocF gene encoding arginase: MNVNILGIPMDLGAGRRGVDMGASALRNAHLAATLRALGHTVSDLGDVDVALPETLDKHASAGLVFLEPILEACRAVVERLRHLPEDVFPVTLGGDHSVSMGTVTGNALRGHPTGERTGLIWVDAHTDYNTPETSPSGNIHGMPVAHLTGLGDPQLAGLGGGWHMRPEDIVMIGIRSVDPRERELLREAGVQVYTMKEVDQLGITRITEETLDRLGDVRRLHVSFDADALDPTVAPGVGTPVPGGLTYREGHLLMELLSESGRVTSLDIVEVNPVLDTRNQTAEVMVGMAASLLGQRIL, encoded by the coding sequence GTGAACGTGAATATTCTGGGGATTCCGATGGACCTAGGAGCGGGGCGGCGCGGCGTGGACATGGGGGCCTCGGCCCTGCGAAACGCGCACCTTGCCGCGACGCTGCGTGCCCTGGGGCACACCGTATCCGACCTGGGCGACGTGGACGTAGCGCTGCCCGAGACGCTTGACAAGCACGCCAGCGCGGGGCTGGTGTTTCTCGAACCGATTCTGGAAGCGTGCCGTGCGGTGGTCGAGCGGCTCCGGCACCTTCCGGAAGACGTCTTTCCGGTGACGCTGGGAGGAGACCACTCGGTCAGCATGGGAACCGTGACGGGCAACGCGCTGCGCGGCCATCCCACCGGAGAACGCACCGGCCTGATCTGGGTGGACGCCCATACCGACTACAACACACCCGAAACCAGCCCCAGCGGGAATATCCACGGGATGCCCGTCGCGCACCTCACCGGGCTGGGAGACCCGCAGCTTGCCGGGCTGGGCGGCGGCTGGCACATGCGCCCTGAAGACATCGTCATGATTGGAATTCGCAGCGTGGACCCGCGGGAGCGCGAGCTGCTGCGCGAAGCGGGGGTACAGGTGTACACCATGAAGGAGGTGGACCAGCTCGGCATCACCCGCATCACCGAGGAGACGCTCGACCGCCTTGGCGACGTGCGGCGGCTGCACGTGTCCTTTGACGCCGACGCCCTAGATCCCACGGTCGCGCCCGGCGTGGGCACTCCCGTGCCCGGCGGCCTGACGTACCGCGAAGGTCACCTCCTGATGGAGCTGCTCAGCGAGTCGGGCCGAGTGACCAGCCTGGACATCGTGGAGGTGAATCCGGTGCTCGACACCCGCAACCAGACGGCCGAGGTGATGGTGGGAATGGCCGCCAGCCTGCTGGGCCAGCGCATTCTCTGA
- a CDS encoding S41 family peptidase: MNAQPRPSARRVSALLATTLLLTSGLGPATLAQPSAAVSPAQATFDEVNRLLHEDYGGLSTVDRQALTREYQARLNAVCAAMLSTCPAEKAYPVLEAELTALGDEHTFFMTPEDYRDFMASATGGNRQQFGVKLARLDGENRVVLEVLPQSAAEEAGLRRGDVLLTLNGQPYTYAALREARQAGRSITLEVDRAGQRLTVRLTARDSSTRDLPRLSFTGAQNNIAVLRIPTFLSGGGVAQRVHDLVGEAQARGAQGMVVDLRGNPGGSLLECDGAVSAFVPTFTRVARSADGNLPTLIQRGTRFENGRSSGGVRHPQLWTGPLAVLVDRSSASCSEFFAYEVQYAERGPVVGEVTAGVGNTATYVFPIKTPPGQAGEAPPAVQLTIISYVKPDGQPYPTQITPDQVREQTEEDVRQLTRGHDTLLDLGVQALATAPTLAQDRPNP, encoded by the coding sequence ATGAACGCCCAACCGCGCCCGTCCGCTCGGCGTGTCTCCGCCCTCCTCGCCACCACGCTGCTGCTCACGTCCGGGCTGGGCCCGGCGACCCTCGCTCAGCCTTCCGCTGCCGTTTCCCCCGCCCAGGCGACCTTTGACGAGGTCAACCGCCTGCTCCACGAGGACTACGGCGGGCTTTCCACCGTGGACCGCCAGGCCCTCACCCGTGAGTACCAGGCGCGGCTGAACGCGGTGTGCGCCGCCATGCTCAGCACCTGCCCGGCTGAAAAGGCGTACCCGGTGCTGGAGGCCGAACTCACGGCGCTGGGAGACGAGCATACCTTTTTCATGACCCCCGAGGACTACCGCGATTTCATGGCGAGCGCGACGGGCGGCAACCGTCAGCAGTTTGGGGTCAAGCTCGCACGTCTCGACGGAGAAAACCGGGTCGTGCTCGAAGTCCTGCCGCAAAGCGCCGCCGAGGAAGCGGGCCTGCGCCGGGGAGACGTGCTGCTTACCCTGAACGGCCAACCCTACACGTACGCCGCCCTGCGGGAGGCGCGGCAAGCCGGGCGCAGCATTACGCTGGAGGTGGACCGCGCCGGGCAGCGCCTGACGGTACGCCTCACGGCGCGCGACAGCAGCACCCGTGACCTGCCGCGCCTGAGCTTTACCGGCGCACAAAACAACATCGCGGTGCTGCGCATTCCCACGTTCCTGTCGGGGGGCGGGGTGGCGCAGCGCGTGCATGACCTGGTGGGCGAGGCGCAGGCGCGGGGCGCGCAGGGCATGGTGGTGGACCTGCGCGGCAACCCGGGGGGCAGCCTGCTGGAATGTGACGGGGCAGTGAGCGCCTTCGTTCCGACCTTTACCCGGGTCGCCCGCAGTGCGGACGGCAACCTGCCCACGCTGATTCAGCGCGGGACTCGCTTTGAGAACGGGCGCAGCAGCGGCGGCGTTCGTCACCCGCAGCTGTGGACCGGGCCGCTGGCGGTGCTGGTCGACCGCAGCAGCGCCTCGTGCAGCGAGTTTTTCGCCTACGAGGTGCAGTACGCCGAGCGCGGCCCGGTGGTCGGAGAGGTCACGGCGGGCGTGGGAAACACCGCCACCTACGTCTTTCCCATCAAGACTCCGCCGGGACAGGCGGGCGAGGCACCTCCCGCGGTTCAACTCACCATCATCAGCTACGTCAAACCCGACGGCCAGCCCTACCCCACCCAGATCACGCCCGACCAAGTGCGCGAGCAGACCGAGGAGGACGTGCGGCAGCTCACCCGCGGCCACGACACCCTGTTGGACCTCGGGGTACAGGCCCTTGCCACCGCACCGACCCTCGCGCAGGACCGGCCGAACCCCTGA
- a CDS encoding phenylalanine--tRNA ligase subunit beta, producing the protein MKLPYSWLKELVPGLPPAPDLEPVLASMGLPLEGIEEVPAPPAGVLLAAVTAADPVEGTQLTRLTLDVGPHGTKTVASGAPNAAGLPAGTVVALVTPGTTLDGVEYGVRQIQGVESWGMAASAKELGIGETSTGLLLFPVGTAEPGTPMRELWAADHVLDVEVTPNRADVLSALGLARDLAAFLQLELREPEAGPAARGAGEIRVTLPPRGVTLERDPSRKIRFGCDHFVARTVSGLHNGPSPLWMQRRLTLSGMRPIDLIVDTSNYVMLELGQPTALYDRRDVVDDQIVVSFGLRQGEVVRDLLGHEHTVGPEDLLIRDGREVTIPSVAEALATAGAPKPGQGVLGIAGIVGGDHGHVRADTRDVVIESAHFDPVLLRRTSTRLGLKTDAAYRYERGVDPLLPPRAADRLVGLLAQAGGQPHPGATVAGQPEVPGPIEATGEQIRALLGMAVATGEMVDILARLGCRVEQDGDRLTVTPPSWRVDLKIWQDLAEEVARLYGYAHLPETLPTLRVHPSNLGAERESVGRAELRRTLAGLGVQEVVTYTFTNDEEAEKARSERPGVRLRNPLSADRTGLRTALYPSLLKAAQAYPKGERVLLFELGRIFPTGGEAERLGLLMRGPLAPPTHLPGVAGSFEVFRGLVEAFAAALGASFEVRQLRGDAVPPALHPGIAGEVVWNGQPVGWLGALHPEVAQAFGLKGETFLLEAALPLPGREWAFRDPSRAPAAWRDLAVIAPREVSYGEIATLLRREAGELLESMEPFDVYVGAPIPEGQRSVAVRLVFRGTRTLTDAEVDPIMDRLMTAVRRQGWSIREK; encoded by the coding sequence ATGAAACTGCCCTACTCCTGGCTCAAAGAACTCGTTCCTGGCCTGCCGCCTGCCCCCGACCTCGAACCGGTCCTCGCCAGCATGGGCCTCCCGCTGGAAGGTATCGAAGAAGTTCCCGCTCCGCCCGCGGGCGTTCTCCTCGCGGCGGTCACCGCCGCTGATCCGGTGGAAGGAACGCAGCTCACCCGGCTCACGCTCGACGTGGGACCGCACGGCACCAAGACGGTGGCTTCCGGTGCGCCCAACGCGGCTGGCCTGCCTGCGGGAACGGTGGTTGCGCTCGTCACGCCCGGCACGACGCTGGACGGCGTGGAATACGGCGTGCGGCAGATACAGGGCGTGGAGTCCTGGGGGATGGCGGCGAGCGCAAAGGAGCTGGGCATCGGTGAAACAAGCACGGGCCTGCTGCTGTTTCCGGTGGGCACCGCCGAGCCGGGGACGCCCATGCGCGAGCTGTGGGCAGCCGACCACGTGCTTGACGTGGAGGTGACGCCCAACCGCGCCGACGTGCTGAGCGCCCTAGGCCTCGCGCGTGATCTGGCGGCCTTTTTGCAGCTGGAACTGCGCGAGCCGGAGGCGGGACCGGCAGCCCGCGGTGCAGGTGAGATTCGTGTCACGCTTCCCCCGCGTGGCGTGACGTTGGAGCGCGACCCCTCGCGCAAGATTCGCTTCGGCTGTGACCACTTCGTCGCCCGTACCGTAAGCGGTCTGCACAACGGTCCCTCGCCCCTGTGGATGCAGCGGCGCCTGACCCTGAGTGGGATGCGCCCCATCGACCTCATCGTAGACACCAGCAACTACGTGATGCTGGAACTGGGGCAGCCCACGGCGCTGTACGACCGCCGGGATGTGGTGGATGATCAGATCGTCGTCTCCTTTGGCCTGCGTCAGGGCGAGGTCGTGCGGGATCTGCTGGGCCATGAACACACGGTCGGCCCCGAAGACCTCCTGATTCGCGACGGGCGCGAGGTGACCATCCCCAGCGTGGCCGAAGCCCTGGCGACAGCGGGCGCGCCAAAACCGGGGCAGGGCGTCTTGGGGATTGCGGGAATCGTGGGGGGCGATCACGGACACGTGCGGGCCGACACACGGGACGTGGTGATCGAGTCGGCGCACTTTGACCCCGTCCTCCTGCGCCGGACGAGCACCCGGCTGGGCCTGAAGACGGACGCCGCCTACCGCTACGAGCGCGGCGTGGACCCGCTGTTGCCCCCCCGCGCGGCGGACCGGCTGGTGGGCCTGCTCGCCCAGGCCGGCGGGCAGCCGCATCCCGGGGCGACCGTCGCCGGTCAGCCGGAAGTGCCGGGCCCCATCGAGGCGACCGGTGAGCAGATCCGCGCGCTGCTGGGCATGGCCGTGGCCACCGGGGAAATGGTGGATATCCTCGCCCGCCTGGGGTGCCGAGTGGAGCAGGACGGGGACCGTCTCACGGTCACCCCGCCCTCCTGGCGAGTCGACCTAAAGATCTGGCAGGACCTGGCGGAGGAGGTTGCCCGGCTCTACGGCTACGCGCACCTTCCGGAGACGCTGCCCACCCTGCGCGTTCACCCGAGCAACCTGGGTGCGGAGCGCGAAAGCGTGGGCCGTGCCGAGCTGCGCCGGACCCTGGCGGGCCTGGGCGTTCAAGAGGTCGTCACCTATACCTTTACGAACGACGAGGAGGCAGAAAAAGCCCGCAGTGAGCGCCCCGGCGTGCGCCTGCGCAACCCCCTGAGCGCTGACCGAACCGGGCTGCGCACGGCCCTCTACCCCAGCCTTCTGAAAGCCGCACAGGCCTATCCAAAGGGCGAGCGCGTGCTGCTGTTTGAACTCGGGCGGATTTTCCCCACGGGCGGCGAGGCCGAGCGCCTGGGGCTCCTGATGCGCGGTCCCCTCGCGCCGCCCACGCACCTGCCGGGCGTGGCGGGATCCTTTGAGGTGTTTAGGGGGCTGGTGGAAGCCTTTGCCGCCGCTCTGGGCGCCAGCTTCGAGGTGCGGCAACTGCGTGGGGACGCGGTGCCGCCCGCCCTGCATCCCGGGATCGCCGGGGAAGTCGTGTGGAACGGGCAGCCCGTGGGCTGGCTGGGGGCCCTTCACCCCGAAGTCGCGCAGGCGTTTGGCCTGAAAGGAGAGACTTTCCTGCTGGAGGCGGCGTTGCCCCTTCCAGGCCGTGAGTGGGCCTTTCGTGACCCCAGCCGTGCCCCGGCGGCGTGGCGTGACCTGGCCGTGATCGCTCCGCGCGAGGTGAGCTACGGCGAGATCGCCACGCTGTTGCGGCGCGAGGCGGGCGAGCTGCTCGAAAGCATGGAGCCCTTCGACGTGTATGTCGGTGCGCCCATCCCCGAGGGGCAGCGCAGCGTGGCGGTGCGCCTGGTGTTTCGCGGCACGCGAACCCTGACGGATGCCGAGGTTGACCCCATCATGGACCGCCTGATGACGGCGGTGCGCAGGCAGGGGTGGAGCATCCGCGAGAAGTGA
- the pheS gene encoding phenylalanine--tRNA ligase subunit alpha, with translation MREEALQAIEAADTLEALQAVKTRYVGKNGLVTRELGSLGKLSPEERRSRGAELNALRQVIDAALAEREAALKRAALDAKLASEALDVTLPGLKLPAGGLHPVNRVYEELIGIFERMGYAVVEGPEVEDEQHNFEALNVPWYHPARDLQDTFWLEDGRLLRTHTSPMQVRYMVEHEPPLKVVVRGKVYRYEATDATHEAMFHQLEGLVVGEGISMADLKGTIAEMARGLYGPTARVRFQPSYYPFVEPGADFAVWWDNPRGESKWLELGGCGMVHPHVFRAVDDLREQQGKPRVYEGKTGFAFGLGPERIAMLKYGIPDIRYFYANDPRVLGQFRGELA, from the coding sequence ATGAGAGAAGAAGCCCTGCAAGCCATCGAGGCGGCCGATACGCTGGAGGCCCTCCAGGCGGTCAAGACGCGCTACGTCGGCAAGAATGGCCTGGTCACCCGAGAACTCGGGAGCCTGGGCAAGCTGTCTCCCGAAGAGCGCAGGAGCCGCGGTGCGGAGCTCAACGCGCTGCGGCAGGTGATCGACGCCGCGCTGGCCGAGCGTGAGGCGGCCCTGAAACGCGCGGCGCTGGACGCGAAACTTGCCTCTGAGGCCCTCGACGTGACCCTGCCCGGCCTCAAGCTCCCGGCGGGCGGCCTGCATCCGGTCAACCGCGTGTATGAGGAGCTGATCGGCATTTTTGAGCGCATGGGCTACGCGGTCGTCGAGGGGCCGGAGGTCGAAGACGAGCAGCACAACTTCGAGGCGCTGAACGTGCCGTGGTATCACCCCGCCCGTGACCTGCAGGACACCTTTTGGCTGGAAGACGGCCGCCTGCTGCGCACCCACACCTCCCCGATGCAGGTGCGCTACATGGTGGAGCACGAGCCCCCCCTCAAGGTGGTCGTGCGCGGCAAGGTCTACCGCTATGAGGCGACCGACGCCACCCACGAGGCCATGTTTCACCAGCTTGAAGGCCTGGTGGTGGGCGAAGGCATATCCATGGCCGACCTCAAGGGCACGATTGCCGAGATGGCCCGCGGCCTGTACGGCCCTACGGCGCGCGTCCGCTTTCAGCCCTCCTACTATCCCTTCGTGGAGCCCGGCGCGGATTTCGCCGTGTGGTGGGATAACCCGCGCGGCGAGAGCAAGTGGCTGGAACTCGGGGGCTGCGGGATGGTTCATCCCCATGTCTTTCGCGCGGTGGACGACCTGCGGGAGCAGCAGGGCAAGCCCCGCGTGTACGAGGGCAAGACCGGCTTCGCCTTTGGCCTGGGGCCCGAGCGCATCGCCATGCTGAAGTACGGGATTCCTGATATCCGGTATTTCTACGCCAACGACCCGCGGGTACTGGGGCAGTTCCGGGGGGAGCTGGCGTGA